The Ignavibacteriota bacterium genome has a segment encoding these proteins:
- a CDS encoding N-acetyltransferase, whose product MNLFNLNTGETKNYQVNKYAVVDENVTIGEGTKIWHFTHVQSGSRIGRNCVLGQNVNIANNVIIGNYVKIQNNVSVYEGVTLEDYVFCGPSMVFTNILDPRSKYPQVGAQHYIKTLVKEGASLGANCTIICGNTIGKYAFVGAGSVVTKDVPDYALVVGNPAKIIGWMSEAGQRLNFNDNGVAFCKKADKTYILKDNTVRAVLD is encoded by the coding sequence ATGAATTTATTTAATCTGAATACCGGGGAAACTAAAAATTACCAAGTAAACAAATACGCTGTTGTTGATGAAAATGTTACGATTGGTGAAGGAACAAAGATTTGGCATTTTACGCACGTGCAATCCGGAAGCAGAATAGGCAGAAATTGCGTGCTGGGACAAAATGTAAATATAGCGAACAACGTAATAATAGGTAATTATGTAAAAATACAGAATAACGTTTCGGTTTATGAAGGCGTTACTTTAGAAGATTATGTGTTCTGCGGACCCTCTATGGTATTTACAAACATTCTCGACCCAAGAAGCAAATATCCGCAAGTAGGAGCTCAGCATTATATAAAAACATTAGTTAAAGAAGGCGCGTCATTAGGCGCTAACTGTACAATTATATGCGGAAATACAATAGGTAAATATGCATTCGTTGGTGCCGGTTCTGTTGTTACAAAAGACGTACCCGATTACGCCCTTGTTGTTGGCAACCCCGCAAAAATAATTGGATGGATGAGCGAAGCGGGACAAAGACTTAATTTTAATGATAACGGCGTAGCGTTCTGTAAAAAAGCGGATAAGACTTATATACTGAAAGACAATACTGTAAGAGCGGTTTTGGATTGA